A single genomic interval of Malania oleifera isolate guangnan ecotype guangnan chromosome 13, ASM2987363v1, whole genome shotgun sequence harbors:
- the LOC131145822 gene encoding uncharacterized protein LOC131145822, protein MNPPTFVKGPDRVVVENWVQEIKEIMVVLNWTDEQKVYYAAFKITGDEKHWWLSMKLLKEQRMVKITLTWERFKELFFDRYFPLFIKEEKIEEFTNLTQGNMTVGEYAAKFMELSCFAPFLIPNEARKVQNFSNLVDKASVQEKSIQGNTEPTERKKRPRPRSFQAKVSQGSGKKGNDVVCSK, encoded by the exons ATGAATCCTCCGACCTTCGTAAAAGGACCTGATCGAGTGGTTGTAGAGAATTGGGTACAAGAGATAAAGGAGATCATGGTTGTACTCAACTGGacggacgagcagaaggtctATTATGCCGCATTTAAGATAACCGGAGATGAAAAACACTGGTGGCTTTCTATGAAGCTATTAAAGGAGCAGAGAATGGTAAAGATAACACTGACCTGGGAGCGATTTAAAGagctgttctttgataggtatttcccCTTATTTAtcaaagaggaaaagattgaagagtttaCTAACCTAACTCAGgggaatatgactgttggggagtaTGCAGCAAAATTTATGGAGCTATCTTGCTTCGCACCGTTCTTGATCCCAAATGAGGCAAGAAag GTACAGAATTTCTCAAACTTGGTTGATAAGGCTTCAGTGCAAGAAAAGAGCATCCAAGGAAATACAGAGCCTACAGAGCGGAAGAAGAGGCCTAGACCACGTAGTTTTCAGGCTAAGGTCAGTCAAGGATCGGGAAAGAAAGGGAATGATGTTGTGTGCTCGAAATAG